One Panthera leo isolate Ple1 chromosome B1, P.leo_Ple1_pat1.1, whole genome shotgun sequence DNA window includes the following coding sequences:
- the AMBN gene encoding ameloblastin — MVHKSKMPVSKFWSHRSLSFWIPLSKMKDLILIFCLLEMSSAVPMFPQQPGTPGMASLSLETMRQLGSLQGLNMLSQYSRFGFGKSFNSLWMHGLLPPHSSFPWMRPREHETQQYEYSLPVHPPPLPSQPSLQPQQPGQKPFLQPTIVTAIQDAAQKGGPQPPVYQGQPPLQQAEGPMLEQQVAPSEKPPKAELPGMDFADPQGPSVFQIARLISRGPMPQNKPSPLYPGIFYMSYGANQLNAPARLGIMSSEEMAGGRGGPMAYGAMFPGFGGMRPNLGGIPHNPAMGGDFTLEFDTPVAGTKGPEKGEGGAQGSPRPDVNPADPENPALLPEVAPGALGGLLAHPKGNDPSLARGPAGQSAGPPRVTPAEADPLMTPGLADIYETYGADVTTPLEETPTDTTAIPDTQQTSMPENKAQQPQIMHDVWHFQEP, encoded by the exons ATCCCACTTTCCAAAATGAAGGACCTAATACTGATCTTTTGCCTCCTGGAAATGAGTTCCGCAGTGCCG ATGTTTCCTCAGCAACCTGGAACACCAGGCATGGCTAGTTTGAGCCTGGAG ACAATGAGACAGTTGGGAAGTTTGCAGGGATTAAATATGCTTTCTCAG TATTCAAGATTTGGTTTTGGAAAGTCATTTAATTCTTTGTGGATGCATGGTCTCCTGCCACCACATTCTTCTTTCCCATGGATGAGACCAAGGGAGCATGAAACTCAACAG TATGAATATTCTTTGCCTGTAcatcccccacctctcccatcGCAGCCATCCCTGCAGCCTCAACAGCCAGGACAGAAACCTTTCCTCCAGCCTACTATTGTAACCGCCATCCAGGACGCAGCCCAGAAGGGAGGACCTCAGCCTCCAGTTTACCAGGGACAACCGCCCTTGCAGCAAGCAGAGGGGCCAATGCTTGAACAGCAGGTGGCACCATCAGAGAAGCCACCAAAAGCCGAG CTACCAGGAATGGATTTTGCTGATCCACAAGGACCATCA GTGTTCCAAATAGCTCGTTTGATATCCCGGGGACCAATGCCACAAAATAAACCTTCTCca ctTTATCCAGGAATATTTTACATGTCCTATGGAGCAAATCAATTG AATGCTCCTGCCAGACTTGGCATCATGAGCTCAGAAGAAATGGCG ggaggcagaggaggcccCATGGCCTATGGAGCCATGTTCCCAGGATTTGGAGGCATGAGGCCTAACCTTGGCGGGATACCCCACAATCCAGCCATGGGTGGGGATTTTACTCTGGAATTTGACACCCCAGTCGCCGGAACCAAAGGCCCTGAGAAGGGCGAAGGAGGTGCACAAGGCTCCCCCAGGCCGGATGTCAACCCGGCCGATCCGGAAAACCCAGCTCTCCTTCCAGAGGTAGCACCTGGTGCCCTGGGAGGGCTTCTTGCTCACCCAAAGGGCAACGACCCCAGCCTGGCAAGAGGTCCTGCAGGGCAGAGTGCCGGACCCCCCAGGGTCACCCCAGCAGAAGCTGACCCACTGATGACCCCTGGATTAGCAGATATTTATGAGACCTATGGTGCCGACGTGACCACACCCCTGGAAGAAACGCCCACAGATACCACAGCCATCCCAGACACTCAGCAAACATCCATGCCAGAAAACAAGGCCCAGCAGCCCCAGATCATGCATGATGTGTGGCATTTCCAAGAGCCCTGA